In one window of SAR116 cluster alpha proteobacterium HIMB100 DNA:
- a CDS encoding hemolysin activation/secretion protein (PFAM: POTRA domain, ShlB-type), which yields MKQAFVTISRILMCVLCGGFMGASVYAQTNNAADGCPEPPSVIHLHYQFDWQPLDQKRLMGEFKLKCGLPSDVDWLVGMTAAALNKQNVQVIGSQLSMKDDYGQVSIRLQTDKDDGQPRSVLFPVKYLEKDNKIFSYSEVTGVLREEQTLVLRYVVDDGRVRDPNSEIMVQWLRNDKIVPGATKSRYKLTAADVGTQIAVRLTMLDSRGEVQAENVVRKDGLIAMVVSPPEIRNLQIVGDAVVGKLLSLSYDYSDRNPTDAEENSKIIWLRDGYVIKGGSGPSYQIVPQDVGKRLSVQITPRNVRGETGKTSLASMQRAVEDELITLRPDILAGVEATENAEQPFEALAPELTPLDDTAQDDIQLVSDDDRAREGASINLTRGLQLSDLSPRQFTGLDLDKNDLLPQHVVDDIEAKMIGQEISLGSIKAVIEAVNEAFREEEFELSRALLPEQIIADGRLKLQLVQTTIGQIKIEDRDRMTESFVYNHLGLNEGDYISLAQLERSIRLFNAGNKSKLTTELAPGENFGETDIFVQVNEPDAIELPSFSVDNYANEVSDWRNNSATVLFNNLLGKDDETTVTYSDSGGSNSYSVLLSMPLSYKGTNFSASYAGSETKTVSGNPDTVGYRGTSNSFSLALSHPIIFEDQYSVYLSGSYGQSFNDLTQPISGDLLSESRGRKLTLSMPFSYSNGLTTVSVAPNWHIINTVTAIPPLEVWVQKFDGDVSVSQYLNERWTANLRGKFLYTRSRHMLNMPGEILSVGGPSSVRAYQPSESSGYQGYFVSGEFRTDLANWETIELPDYAPNIQPYIFVDHMLAHSQYKKSTRADYWSGYGAGVSIPSIFDVFSFDAYWSEPLDGAVHEAEKEAYDDQLIQFSLNARIPLQSEDE from the coding sequence ATGAAACAAGCGTTTGTCACGATCAGTCGGATTTTGATGTGCGTCCTCTGCGGTGGGTTCATGGGGGCATCTGTGTATGCCCAAACAAATAATGCCGCAGACGGTTGTCCTGAGCCACCATCAGTGATCCACCTTCATTATCAGTTTGACTGGCAGCCTTTGGACCAAAAACGTCTGATGGGCGAGTTTAAACTGAAATGCGGATTGCCCAGTGACGTTGACTGGCTGGTTGGAATGACAGCAGCTGCCTTGAACAAACAAAATGTTCAGGTTATTGGCAGCCAGCTGTCAATGAAGGATGATTATGGACAGGTCAGCATCCGGCTTCAGACCGATAAGGATGACGGACAGCCCCGTTCAGTGCTTTTCCCAGTAAAATATTTGGAAAAAGATAATAAGATTTTCAGCTACTCTGAGGTCACAGGTGTGCTGCGCGAGGAACAAACACTTGTCCTTCGGTATGTTGTCGATGATGGCCGTGTTCGTGATCCAAATAGTGAAATCATGGTTCAGTGGTTGCGAAATGACAAGATTGTGCCAGGGGCAACCAAAAGCAGATATAAGCTGACGGCTGCAGATGTCGGAACACAAATCGCGGTGCGCCTGACTATGCTGGACAGCCGTGGCGAGGTGCAGGCTGAAAACGTGGTTCGCAAAGACGGGTTGATTGCTATGGTTGTCAGTCCCCCCGAAATTCGAAATTTACAGATTGTCGGTGACGCTGTTGTCGGCAAATTGCTGAGCTTGTCTTATGATTATTCAGACAGAAATCCAACCGATGCAGAAGAAAACAGCAAGATTATCTGGCTGCGGGATGGGTATGTCATAAAAGGGGGCAGCGGGCCCAGCTATCAGATTGTTCCACAAGATGTTGGTAAACGCTTGTCAGTACAGATTACGCCGCGAAATGTCAGGGGCGAGACGGGCAAAACATCGCTGGCCAGCATGCAACGTGCTGTGGAAGATGAATTAATTACGCTTCGTCCTGACATTCTGGCAGGTGTCGAGGCCACGGAAAATGCTGAACAGCCCTTCGAAGCCTTAGCACCTGAATTGACCCCCCTGGACGATACTGCGCAAGACGATATTCAGCTTGTTTCTGACGATGACAGGGCGCGTGAAGGTGCCTCTATCAACTTGACGCGGGGGCTTCAGCTTTCAGATTTATCACCGCGACAATTCACAGGTCTGGATCTGGATAAAAATGACCTTTTGCCACAGCATGTTGTTGACGATATTGAAGCAAAGATGATTGGCCAAGAAATATCTCTTGGCTCTATCAAAGCAGTGATTGAGGCTGTAAATGAAGCCTTCAGGGAGGAAGAATTTGAGCTTTCACGAGCCTTATTGCCAGAGCAGATCATTGCTGACGGCCGGTTAAAATTACAGCTGGTACAGACCACAATCGGGCAAATAAAAATCGAAGATCGGGACAGGATGACCGAATCTTTTGTTTATAATCACCTTGGCCTGAATGAGGGGGATTATATTTCACTTGCCCAGCTTGAACGGTCAATCCGTCTTTTTAATGCGGGTAACAAAAGTAAACTCACAACTGAATTAGCTCCAGGTGAGAATTTTGGCGAGACAGATATTTTTGTTCAGGTGAACGAGCCAGATGCCATCGAATTGCCGAGCTTTTCGGTAGATAATTATGCGAATGAAGTCTCAGATTGGCGGAATAATTCAGCTACTGTGTTATTTAATAATCTTCTTGGTAAAGACGATGAAACTACGGTGACCTATTCAGATTCAGGGGGGTCTAACAGCTATTCAGTGTTGTTATCGATGCCGCTCAGCTATAAGGGCACTAATTTTTCTGCCAGCTATGCGGGGTCTGAGACAAAGACAGTATCGGGCAACCCGGATACGGTGGGGTATCGAGGAACATCAAATTCTTTCTCGTTGGCTTTGTCACACCCCATCATTTTTGAAGATCAGTATTCTGTCTATTTGTCGGGTTCATATGGTCAGTCTTTTAATGATTTAACGCAGCCCATTTCTGGCGATTTGCTCAGCGAAAGCCGTGGACGCAAGCTGACCTTATCTATGCCCTTCAGCTATTCGAACGGGCTGACGACTGTGTCTGTGGCACCGAACTGGCATATTATTAATACAGTTACGGCGATCCCGCCTCTTGAAGTCTGGGTTCAAAAATTTGATGGAGATGTCTCTGTCTCACAATATTTGAACGAACGGTGGACAGCGAATCTGCGGGGTAAATTTCTTTATACACGCTCGCGGCATATGCTGAATATGCCTGGTGAAATACTGTCTGTTGGCGGGCCATCATCGGTACGTGCCTATCAGCCATCCGAATCATCAGGCTATCAGGGCTATTTTGTGTCCGGTGAATTCCGAACAGACCTGGCGAACTGGGAAACAATCGAATTACCGGATTACGCACCGAACATTCAACCATACATATTTGTCGATCACATGCTGGCGCATAGCCAATATAAGAAAAGCACGCGTGCAGATTATTGGTCAGGCTATGGTGCAGGGGTTTCAATCCCCTCAATCTTTGATGTTTTTTCCTTTGATGCCTACTGGTCAGAGCCGCTTGATGGCGCGGTTCATGAAGCGGAAAAAGAAGCCTATGATGACCAGTTGATTCAATTTTCTTTAAATGCGCGTATTCCACTGCAGTCAGAGGATGAGTAA
- a CDS encoding ATP-dependent protease La (PFAM: ATP-dependent protease La (LON) domain; ATPase family associated with various cellular activities (AAA); Lon protease (S16) C-terminal proteolytic domain~TIGRFAM: ATP-dependent protease La), with product MTEFSSSFQLPVLPLRDIVVFPHMIVPLFVGREKSVNALEEVMNENKQILLLTQTDAAIEDPEQADMYKMGTVGNILQLLKLPDGTVKVLVEGIARAQVENLVDFGDFMTGEAVECADPDIADPEVIALGRATIQQFEHYIKLNKKIASEVMVSINQIEETGKIADTIASHLAVKIPEKQKLLETTDVTERLELIYSMMEGEIGVLQVEKRIRNRVKRQMEKTQREYYLNEQMKAIQRELGEGEDGKNELDELGEQIAAAGLPKEALEKAEVELKKLRSMGPMSAEATVVRNYLDWMTSVPWKKASRVNKDIKKAREILDADHFGLDKVKDRIVEFLAVQKRTKKIKGPILCLVGPPGVGKTSLGKSIAKASGREYVRMALGGVRDEAEIRGHRRTYIGSMPGKIIQGMKKAGKKNPLFLLDEIDKMGSDWRGDPSSALLEVLDPAQNSTFQDHYLEVDFDLSNVMFITTANSLNMPQPLMDRMEIIRLSGYTEDEKKAIAFQHLIPRQITEHGLKSAELEITEQAVIDIIRYFTREAGVRSLEREIAKIARKAITKIVSDDVTALTVDSDDLADFLGVKKFRYGEIDAEDQVGVVTGLAWTEVGGELLQVEAVKVPGKGKVSATGKLGDVMKESIQAAEFFIKSRAQAYGIDLVKAEKTDIHVHVPEGATPKDGPSAGVAMVTSIVSAQTGIAVRKDVAMTGEITLRGRVLAIGGLKEKLLAALRGGIKTVLIPKENEKDLADVPDNVKESLDIIPISLVDEALSVALTTSFDASEEGEQVLSNPPLGADQPAQEDVIAH from the coding sequence ATGACCGAATTCTCATCTTCATTTCAGCTTCCTGTATTGCCTTTACGCGATATTGTCGTCTTCCCGCATATGATCGTGCCGCTGTTTGTCGGCCGCGAGAAGTCTGTAAACGCACTGGAAGAGGTGATGAATGAGAATAAGCAGATCTTGTTGCTTACACAGACTGATGCGGCAATTGAAGACCCCGAACAGGCTGATATGTACAAAATGGGTACAGTGGGCAATATTCTGCAGCTGTTGAAATTGCCTGACGGCACAGTCAAAGTTCTGGTAGAGGGGATCGCCAGAGCTCAGGTCGAAAATCTGGTTGATTTCGGTGATTTCATGACCGGTGAAGCAGTGGAATGTGCTGATCCTGATATTGCTGACCCAGAAGTGATTGCGCTGGGCCGCGCGACCATCCAGCAATTTGAACATTATATTAAGTTGAATAAGAAAATTGCCTCAGAGGTGATGGTCTCTATTAATCAAATTGAAGAGACAGGCAAAATTGCCGACACTATTGCCTCGCATCTGGCTGTGAAGATACCGGAAAAACAAAAGCTGCTTGAAACAACAGACGTAACAGAACGCCTTGAGCTGATTTACAGCATGATGGAAGGCGAGATTGGGGTTCTTCAGGTGGAAAAGAGAATTCGCAATCGTGTTAAACGCCAGATGGAAAAAACACAGCGCGAATATTATCTGAATGAACAGATGAAAGCGATTCAGCGTGAATTGGGTGAGGGTGAAGATGGCAAGAACGAGCTGGATGAGCTTGGCGAACAGATCGCTGCTGCCGGATTGCCGAAAGAAGCACTTGAAAAGGCAGAAGTTGAGCTGAAAAAGCTGCGCAGCATGGGCCCCATGAGCGCAGAAGCTACGGTGGTGCGTAACTATCTGGACTGGATGACGTCAGTGCCGTGGAAAAAGGCCAGCCGGGTTAATAAAGATATCAAGAAAGCCCGCGAAATTCTGGATGCCGACCATTTTGGTTTGGATAAGGTGAAAGACCGAATTGTTGAGTTTCTGGCAGTCCAAAAGCGGACGAAAAAAATTAAAGGGCCTATTTTGTGCCTTGTTGGCCCTCCTGGTGTCGGGAAGACATCCTTGGGTAAATCCATTGCCAAGGCGTCTGGCCGTGAATATGTGCGGATGGCGCTAGGCGGGGTGCGCGACGAAGCTGAGATCAGAGGGCATCGCCGGACATATATTGGGTCAATGCCAGGCAAAATCATCCAGGGCATGAAAAAGGCTGGCAAGAAAAACCCTCTGTTTTTGTTAGATGAAATTGACAAAATGGGGTCAGATTGGCGCGGTGATCCAAGCTCTGCATTGCTGGAAGTTCTTGACCCGGCGCAGAACAGCACCTTCCAGGATCATTATCTGGAAGTTGACTTCGATTTATCAAACGTCATGTTTATCACGACGGCGAACAGCCTGAACATGCCACAGCCTTTGATGGACAGAATGGAAATCATCCGTTTGTCTGGTTATACTGAAGACGAGAAAAAGGCGATTGCGTTCCAACATCTCATTCCGCGACAGATAACAGAACATGGACTGAAATCTGCTGAGCTCGAAATCACAGAACAGGCCGTTATCGATATCATCAGATATTTTACACGTGAAGCAGGTGTGCGTTCACTTGAGCGCGAAATTGCCAAAATTGCCCGTAAAGCAATCACAAAAATCGTCAGTGATGATGTTACCGCATTGACCGTAGACAGTGATGATTTGGCAGATTTCTTGGGCGTAAAGAAGTTCCGCTATGGCGAAATCGACGCTGAAGACCAGGTTGGTGTGGTCACAGGATTGGCCTGGACGGAAGTTGGTGGTGAGTTGCTGCAGGTCGAAGCGGTGAAAGTGCCGGGCAAGGGCAAGGTGTCAGCCACAGGTAAGCTGGGTGACGTGATGAAAGAATCCATTCAAGCTGCAGAATTTTTCATCAAATCCCGGGCCCAGGCTTATGGCATCGACCTGGTGAAAGCAGAAAAAACCGACATCCATGTCCACGTCCCCGAAGGAGCCACACCAAAAGACGGGCCATCTGCAGGTGTGGCCATGGTCACTTCAATTGTGTCTGCACAGACAGGTATCGCCGTTCGTAAAGATGTGGCGATGACAGGTGAAATTACGTTGCGGGGCCGGGTTCTTGCCATCGGCGGTCTGAAAGAAAAATTATTGGCTGCCTTGCGAGGGGGCATCAAAACAGTGTTGATCCCTAAAGAAAATGAAAAGGACCTCGCAGATGTACCTGACAATGTGAAAGAATCATTGGATATCATTCCAATTTCTCTTGTCGATGAGGCATTAAGTGTGGCGTTAACAACATCATTTGATGCATCAGAAGAGGGCGAACAGGTATTGTCCAATCCGCCACTTGGGGCAGATCAGCCAGCACAGGAAGACGTCATCGCACACTGA
- a CDS encoding putative enzyme involved in biosynthesis of extracellular polysaccharides (PFAM: Antibiotic biosynthesis monooxygenase): MYVIIFEVYPHASQKDRYFELAAQLRESLVKQPGFIQVERFQSLINEGKILSLSSWESEEAIAGWRAHAEHMVVQKEGKDRIFDSYRLRVAQVIRDYDFSSAAETS; the protein is encoded by the coding sequence ATGTATGTCATTATTTTTGAAGTCTATCCACATGCCAGCCAGAAAGACCGGTATTTTGAATTAGCCGCACAGCTGCGCGAGAGTTTGGTCAAACAGCCCGGATTTATTCAGGTAGAGCGTTTCCAAAGCCTGATAAATGAAGGTAAAATTCTGAGCTTATCGTCTTGGGAATCCGAAGAAGCGATTGCAGGCTGGCGTGCTCACGCTGAACATATGGTGGTGCAAAAAGAAGGCAAGGACCGCATCTTTGATTCTTACCGTCTGCGGGTAGCTCAGGTGATCCGTGATTATGATTTTTCCAGCGCAGCTGAGACCAGCTGA
- a CDS encoding bacterial nucleoid DNA-binding protein (PFAM: Bacterial DNA-binding protein): MNKNDLVSAVAEHAGLSKADAGRAVDAVFASIEGALTSGDEVRIVGFGSFSVAHRAASTGRNPRTGETIQIAASKQPKFKAGAPLKAAVNG, from the coding sequence ATGAACAAGAATGATTTGGTATCAGCGGTCGCAGAACACGCCGGTTTGTCAAAGGCGGATGCAGGTCGCGCTGTTGATGCAGTGTTCGCATCTATCGAAGGAGCTTTAACATCTGGTGATGAAGTTCGCATCGTTGGCTTTGGTTCGTTTTCTGTTGCACATCGTGCCGCAAGCACCGGCCGCAACCCGCGTACAGGCGAAACAATTCAGATTGCCGCCTCTAAGCAGCCTAAATTTAAGGCTGGCGCACCGCTGAAAGCCGCTGTAAACGGCTAA
- a CDS encoding hypothetical protein (PFAM: Glutathione-dependent formaldehyde-activating enzyme), translated as MNRKKRGGEVATYSGSCHCGAVNFEVNAELTKGVVCDCTICKRKGAVMVLIDKEQLTITSGTEQLSSYQFNTNIANHFFCRTCGIYTHHKRRRDDGFGVNTGCLDNFSVTDFDEVIKFKGSELSVVED; from the coding sequence ATGAACAGGAAAAAAAGGGGGGGTGAAGTGGCTACATATTCTGGGTCTTGTCACTGCGGGGCTGTAAATTTTGAAGTGAATGCTGAGCTGACCAAAGGCGTGGTGTGTGACTGTACTATTTGCAAACGCAAAGGCGCGGTGATGGTGCTTATCGATAAAGAACAGCTTACCATTACATCAGGTACAGAACAGTTAAGCAGCTATCAGTTCAATACAAATATCGCCAACCATTTTTTCTGCAGAACCTGTGGCATTTACACACATCACAAACGGCGCAGAGATGATGGATTTGGCGTGAATACGGGTTGTCTGGACAATTTTTCCGTCACTGACTTTGATGAGGTGATCAAATTTAAGGGTAGTGAGTTAAGTGTCGTAGAGGATTAA